A single genomic interval of uncultured Desulfobulbus sp. harbors:
- a CDS encoding type II secretion system protein GspG, translating to MNAATVGMLTVIASVSAVYMDVPEQLKGIYQESVAEAQRVSTAGDLKSISVMLDAAWIMDRRLPSEENFADWMAATFKENNVKELAEDHWGSPYVYTVDGRRYELRSVGPDGEAGTDDDMTISGP from the coding sequence ATGAACGCGGCGACTGTGGGCATGTTGACGGTGATCGCCAGTGTTTCGGCGGTCTATATGGATGTTCCGGAGCAGCTGAAGGGGATTTACCAGGAGAGCGTGGCCGAGGCCCAGCGCGTCAGCACCGCCGGAGATCTGAAGTCCATCTCGGTGATGCTCGATGCCGCCTGGATCATGGACCGAAGGCTCCCCTCCGAGGAAAATTTCGCCGACTGGATGGCAGCCACCTTCAAGGAAAACAACGTCAAGGAACTGGCCGAGGATCACTGGGGCTCTCCCTATGTCTATACCGTGGACGGCAGGCGATATGAGCTGCGCAGTGTCGGTCCGGACGGGGAGGCCGGCACCGATGACGATATGACGATCAGCGGGCCGTAA
- a CDS encoding FTR1 family protein, which produces MYKRMLLLMMILCLWGGCAFAAAKATENYGPVVAQIKERGGAAIAAYAPANGVLTGNEFSRIYFDIFETSGMEFTLGLKDNAFMLKIESSFSLIISQSMRGEPKGAIESTWATLQKDLDYAVEQYARADGEQGFWGRALQSFTILFREGVEAMLVVAALVAYLRRSGFGDKVGVIWQGVGWALGASVGAAWLLNTLIKTSGAQQEAIEGVTMLIAAGVLIYVSYWLTAKRDADRWQAFIKEKMDRALSRGNLFALGFVAFLAVFREGAETILFYQALMAGTSGEFNAIAAGMGLALVGLVAVYLLVRLASVRLPLGLFFGGTAILLYMMALVFSGQGILELQVAGMLHTTKLEGWPMISWLGVFPTLESMICQAVVVSLLPLGWMLLKFRQGEKGGEAEGNPAHLAARRDASAQ; this is translated from the coding sequence ATGTACAAACGGATGCTGTTATTGATGATGATCCTCTGCCTCTGGGGCGGTTGCGCCTTTGCCGCGGCCAAGGCCACCGAGAACTACGGGCCGGTGGTGGCACAGATCAAGGAGCGGGGCGGGGCTGCCATAGCCGCCTATGCCCCGGCCAACGGGGTGCTCACCGGCAATGAGTTTTCCCGCATATATTTCGATATATTCGAGACGAGCGGCATGGAGTTCACCCTGGGGCTGAAGGACAACGCCTTCATGCTCAAGATCGAATCGAGCTTCAGCCTGATCATCAGCCAGTCCATGCGGGGCGAGCCCAAGGGGGCCATCGAGTCCACCTGGGCCACCCTGCAAAAAGACCTTGATTACGCGGTGGAACAGTACGCGCGCGCCGACGGCGAGCAGGGGTTCTGGGGCAGGGCGCTGCAGTCCTTCACCATCCTCTTTCGCGAGGGCGTCGAGGCCATGCTGGTGGTGGCGGCCCTGGTGGCCTATCTGCGTCGTTCCGGCTTCGGCGACAAGGTCGGAGTCATCTGGCAGGGGGTTGGCTGGGCGCTTGGCGCCAGTGTCGGCGCGGCCTGGCTGCTCAATACCCTGATCAAGACCAGCGGCGCCCAGCAGGAGGCCATCGAGGGCGTGACCATGCTCATTGCCGCCGGGGTCCTGATCTACGTCAGTTACTGGCTGACCGCCAAGCGTGACGCCGACCGCTGGCAGGCCTTCATCAAGGAGAAGATGGACCGGGCCCTGAGCCGGGGCAACCTCTTTGCCCTGGGATTCGTCGCCTTCCTCGCCGTGTTTCGCGAGGGGGCGGAGACCATCCTCTTTTATCAGGCGCTCATGGCCGGGACCTCGGGCGAATTCAACGCCATCGCCGCCGGCATGGGGCTGGCCCTGGTGGGGCTGGTGGCGGTCTACCTGCTGGTGCGGCTGGCCTCGGTGCGCCTGCCCCTGGGACTTTTTTTCGGCGGCACCGCGATCCTGCTCTACATGATGGCCCTGGTCTTCTCCGGGCAGGGCATCCTGGAGCTGCAGGTGGCGGGCATGCTCCATACCACCAAGCTCGAGGGCTGGCCGATGATCAGCTGGCTGGGGGTCTTTCCCACGCTCGAATCCATGATCTGTCAGGCGGTGGTGGTGTCGCTGCTGCCCCTGGGATGGATGCTGCTCAAATTCAGGCAGGGGGAAAAGGGAGGGGAGGCAGAGGGCAATCCTGCCCATCTGGCTGCACGCCGGGACGCATCCGCCCAATGA